The following are encoded in a window of Polycladomyces subterraneus genomic DNA:
- a CDS encoding HesB/IscA family protein, which translates to MLELTRAAARQLHALLQEKGLSPQEVYLRFTHSGVACGGRFGFQVETSPQNKDQVIEQEGLRFLVSETDRLLFREAHIDYSPSLLRGGFRIRTRGGFFGDTSS; encoded by the coding sequence ATGCTGGAACTGACCCGAGCCGCCGCACGCCAACTCCATGCATTGCTTCAGGAGAAGGGCTTAAGTCCTCAAGAAGTATACCTTCGTTTTACACACTCCGGGGTCGCTTGCGGCGGGAGGTTCGGATTTCAAGTAGAAACCTCCCCCCAGAATAAGGATCAAGTAATCGAACAAGAGGGCTTGCGTTTTTTAGTGAGTGAAACCGATCGTCTGTTGTTTCGCGAAGCCCATATCGACTACTCTCCTTCGCTCTTGCGAGGCGGTTTCCGCATACGGACCCGTGGGGGTTTTTTCGGCGACACCTCCTCCTGA
- the resA gene encoding thiol-disulfide oxidoreductase ResA: MNNQARYWTRRILLLIMAVMIGFAVYQTVNQKSDDAPEVGDPAPDFQLTSLDGKPVKLSDYRGRYVLLNFWATWCPPCREEMPALEKTYRAYRDRGWVVLGVNIAETNVTVGGFVRQQGVTFPIVLDSDRSVTERYHVGPIPTSYFIGPDGRIRKKVVRPMDTGFARLMVQQVMSPDK; the protein is encoded by the coding sequence TTGAACAATCAGGCCAGATACTGGACCCGGCGAATCCTGCTCCTGATCATGGCGGTGATGATCGGATTTGCCGTCTATCAAACAGTGAATCAGAAAAGCGATGATGCACCGGAAGTCGGCGATCCCGCACCGGACTTTCAGTTGACTTCTTTGGACGGAAAACCCGTCAAGCTGAGCGATTACCGTGGTCGGTATGTACTGCTCAATTTCTGGGCCACATGGTGTCCGCCTTGTCGGGAGGAAATGCCCGCATTGGAGAAGACGTACCGAGCATATCGCGATCGGGGTTGGGTCGTCCTGGGGGTCAACATCGCCGAAACGAATGTGACGGTAGGCGGGTTTGTCCGCCAGCAAGGGGTCACGTTCCCGATCGTCCTCGACTCTGATCGAAGTGTGACGGAACGCTATCATGTGGGACCGATTCCTACTTCTTATTTCATCGGACCAGATGGTCGGATTCGGAAAAAAGTGGTCCGACCGATGGATACGGGCTTTGCCCGGTTAATGGTTCAGCAAGTGATGTCTCCAGACAAATGA
- a CDS encoding rhodanese-like domain-containing protein, which produces MSEKVYQDIAAEELSQTFAHEKERFVVVDVRTDEEFQSGHIPGAIHIPHDEMEERAHELESVKDRDILLVCRSGRRSVIAAYVLADKGFRRLFNLEGGMLEWTGPVTTE; this is translated from the coding sequence ATGAGCGAAAAAGTGTATCAGGATATTGCTGCCGAGGAGTTGAGCCAAACCTTTGCGCATGAAAAGGAACGGTTTGTGGTCGTTGATGTCCGGACAGACGAGGAGTTTCAATCCGGCCACATTCCGGGGGCAATTCACATCCCCCACGATGAAATGGAAGAGCGGGCACATGAATTGGAATCGGTCAAAGACCGGGATATTTTGCTGGTCTGCAGAAGCGGACGCCGTAGCGTCATTGCCGCGTACGTTTTAGCCGACAAAGGATTTCGCCGATTGTTCAACTTAGAGGGAGGAATGTTGGAATGGACCGGACCGGTGACAACGGAGTGA